Proteins from a single region of Carassius gibelio isolate Cgi1373 ecotype wild population from Czech Republic chromosome A5, carGib1.2-hapl.c, whole genome shotgun sequence:
- the wscd2 gene encoding WSC domain-containing protein 2 isoform X1 encodes MRVAREPIMARPLLKIHRYFRRKPVRFFSFILLYLTAGSLVFLHSGFSSNTSTTGASGSGRDPLISEGGASTGGGSSTAEGLGLLRRVFKETRRAPRRFRPPWRKENGAQHVPEWAGRGVEHTSSWSHGAKGKTTKEMDNGRAKYIGCYVDDTQKRALRGVSFFDYKKMTVFRCQDNCAERGYLYAGLEFGAECYCGHKIQAPNVSESECNMECKGEKSNLCGGPNRLSIYRLELSQESARRYGSAIFKGCFKRPDNVTLALPASAVINNMSVDKCVDMCTEKEFSLAALAGEKCHCGFPTPLFTLHDHEDEELCLQHCAGEDFESCGNSDFFVVYQTQVQDNRCMDRRFLPTRSKHLMALASFPGAGNTWARHLIELATGYYTGSYYFDGSLYNKGFKGERDHWRSGRTICIKTHESGRKEIETFDASILMIRNPYKALMAEFNRKYGGHVGFASQAHWRGKEWPEFVKNYAPWWASHTLDWLKYGKKVQVVHFEDLKRDLFFRLKDMVIFLGLEVSEDRLLCVEGQKDGNFKRSGLRKLEYDPYTPEMRATIDGLIKTVDTALRKRNLPAVPEEYRPR; translated from the exons ATGCGTGTGGCTCGAGAGCCCATCATGGCCAGACCGCTGCTGAAGATCCACCGCTATTTCCGGCGTAAACCGGTACGCTTTTTCTCTTTTATCCTCCTCTACCTCACTGCTGGCAGTCTTGTTTTCCTCCACTCCGGCTTCTCCAGCAACACTTCCACCACTGGAGCTTCTGGAAGCGGCCGTGACCCACTTATATCTGAAGGTGGGGCCAGCACAGGTGGTGGGAGCTCTACCGCTGAGGGTCTCGGGCTCCTAAGAAGGGTATTTAAGGAGACACGGAGAGCTCCCCGGAGATTTAGACCCCCGTGGAGGAAGGAAAATGGGGCACAGCATGTACCGGAGTGGGCCGGAAGAGGAGTCGAACATACTAGCAGCTGGAGCCATGGAGCCAAAGGAAAAACCACAAAGGAGATGGATAACGGGAGAG cAAAGTACATCGGCTGTTACGTTGATGACACACAGAAACGGGCTCTTAGAGGGGTTTCCTTTTTTGACTACAAAAAAATGACTGTCTTCCGTTGCCAGGACAACTGCGCTGAGAG GGGTTATCTCTATGCAGGTCTGGAGTTTGGAGCTGAGTGCTACTGTGGCCATAAGATCCAGGCACCCAAcgtgtcagagagtgaatgtaatATGGAGTGTAAAGGGGAGAAAAGTAACCTCTGTGGAGGACCTAATCGACTGTCCATATATAGACTGGAGCTGAGCCAGGAGTCAGCCCGCAGAT aTGGGAGTGCCATCTTCAAGGGATGTTTCAAGAGGCCAGATAACGTGACCCTGGCGCTTCCTGCTAGTGCTGTTATTAACAACATGTCAGTGGACAAATGTGTTGACATGTGCACAGAGAAA GAATTCTCTCTGGCAGCTTTGGCTGGAGAAAAATGTCACTGTGGCTTTCCTACACCGCTCTTTACCCTGCATGACCATGAGGATGAGGAGCTGTGTCTCCAGCACTGTGCAGGAGAAGACTTCGAGAGCTGTGGAAACAGTGACTTCTTTGTAGTGTACCAGACCCAAGTGCAAG ATAATCGTTGTATGGACCGGCGTTTTTTGCCCACTCGTTCCAAGCACTTAATGGCACTAGCTAGTTTTCCAGGCGCAGGAAATACATGGGCCCGTCATCTTATTGAGCTGGCTACGGGTTACTACACTGGGAGCTACTACTTTGATGGCTCACTGTACAACAAAG GTTTTAAAGGAGAGAGAGATCACTGGCGCAGTGGTAGAACTATATGTATCAAGACCCATGAGAGCGGCAGGAAGGAGATTGAGACCTTTGACGCCAGCATTCTCATGATCCGGAATCCTTATAAAGCCCTCATGGCAGAATTTAACCGGAAATATGGTGGCCATGTTGGATTTGCCTCTCAGGCTCATTGGAGGGGGAAAG AGTGGCCAGAGTTTGTGAAGAACTATGCTCCATGGTGGGCATCCCACACACTAGACTGGCTGAAATATGGGAAGAAAGTTCAAGTTGTACACTTTGAGGATTTAAAACGGGACCTTTTCTTTCGGTTAAAAGACATGGTCATCTTTCTGGGCCTAGAAGTCTCAGAGGACCGTCTGCTGTGTGTGGAAGGACAGAAGGATGGGAACTTCAAACGCTCAGGGCTGAGGAAGCTTGAATATGACCCTTATACTCCAGAAATGCGTGCCACCATTGACGGGCTAATTAAGACTGTGGACACGGCACTCAGAAAGAGAAACCTGCCAGCTGTACCTGAAGAGTACAGGCCCAGATGA
- the wscd2 gene encoding WSC domain-containing protein 2 isoform X2, giving the protein MTVFRCQDNCAERGYLYAGLEFGAECYCGHKIQAPNVSESECNMECKGEKSNLCGGPNRLSIYRLELSQESARRYGSAIFKGCFKRPDNVTLALPASAVINNMSVDKCVDMCTEKEFSLAALAGEKCHCGFPTPLFTLHDHEDEELCLQHCAGEDFESCGNSDFFVVYQTQVQDNRCMDRRFLPTRSKHLMALASFPGAGNTWARHLIELATGYYTGSYYFDGSLYNKGFKGERDHWRSGRTICIKTHESGRKEIETFDASILMIRNPYKALMAEFNRKYGGHVGFASQAHWRGKEWPEFVKNYAPWWASHTLDWLKYGKKVQVVHFEDLKRDLFFRLKDMVIFLGLEVSEDRLLCVEGQKDGNFKRSGLRKLEYDPYTPEMRATIDGLIKTVDTALRKRNLPAVPEEYRPR; this is encoded by the exons ATGACTGTCTTCCGTTGCCAGGACAACTGCGCTGAGAG GGGTTATCTCTATGCAGGTCTGGAGTTTGGAGCTGAGTGCTACTGTGGCCATAAGATCCAGGCACCCAAcgtgtcagagagtgaatgtaatATGGAGTGTAAAGGGGAGAAAAGTAACCTCTGTGGAGGACCTAATCGACTGTCCATATATAGACTGGAGCTGAGCCAGGAGTCAGCCCGCAGAT aTGGGAGTGCCATCTTCAAGGGATGTTTCAAGAGGCCAGATAACGTGACCCTGGCGCTTCCTGCTAGTGCTGTTATTAACAACATGTCAGTGGACAAATGTGTTGACATGTGCACAGAGAAA GAATTCTCTCTGGCAGCTTTGGCTGGAGAAAAATGTCACTGTGGCTTTCCTACACCGCTCTTTACCCTGCATGACCATGAGGATGAGGAGCTGTGTCTCCAGCACTGTGCAGGAGAAGACTTCGAGAGCTGTGGAAACAGTGACTTCTTTGTAGTGTACCAGACCCAAGTGCAAG ATAATCGTTGTATGGACCGGCGTTTTTTGCCCACTCGTTCCAAGCACTTAATGGCACTAGCTAGTTTTCCAGGCGCAGGAAATACATGGGCCCGTCATCTTATTGAGCTGGCTACGGGTTACTACACTGGGAGCTACTACTTTGATGGCTCACTGTACAACAAAG GTTTTAAAGGAGAGAGAGATCACTGGCGCAGTGGTAGAACTATATGTATCAAGACCCATGAGAGCGGCAGGAAGGAGATTGAGACCTTTGACGCCAGCATTCTCATGATCCGGAATCCTTATAAAGCCCTCATGGCAGAATTTAACCGGAAATATGGTGGCCATGTTGGATTTGCCTCTCAGGCTCATTGGAGGGGGAAAG AGTGGCCAGAGTTTGTGAAGAACTATGCTCCATGGTGGGCATCCCACACACTAGACTGGCTGAAATATGGGAAGAAAGTTCAAGTTGTACACTTTGAGGATTTAAAACGGGACCTTTTCTTTCGGTTAAAAGACATGGTCATCTTTCTGGGCCTAGAAGTCTCAGAGGACCGTCTGCTGTGTGTGGAAGGACAGAAGGATGGGAACTTCAAACGCTCAGGGCTGAGGAAGCTTGAATATGACCCTTATACTCCAGAAATGCGTGCCACCATTGACGGGCTAATTAAGACTGTGGACACGGCACTCAGAAAGAGAAACCTGCCAGCTGTACCTGAAGAGTACAGGCCCAGATGA
- the LOC128012833 gene encoding chemerin-like receptor 1 isoform X2, producing the protein MTTTGSQYDYDYYIPTLTKVQLQEDLHPGYCREAACVITVISNVIIFLLGITGNGAVIWITGFKMKKSVNSTWYLSLALSDFFFCATLPFTIDYLIKDSWSFGLFLCKFNSFAMTLNMYSSIFILVIISVDRCITVRFPVWAQNKRTVKKASLVVVLAWFVSSLLSIPSAKFREILNESPEKCYSNYKDHHKTVVFMRFNFGFLIPFLTIFICYTILIHKLRSNQMSKSTKPYKITTLLIATFFICWLPFQIVSVLELDRSENNSAFKTAQQVSGTLASANSFLNPFLYAFMAKDLKKKCYSFLSKIESAIDEENRSTFRATSVTSATDNGLSTAV; encoded by the coding sequence ATGACTACAACTGGATCTcaatatgattatgattattatatacCAACATTAACTAAAGTGCAACTTCAAGAGGACTTACATCCTGGATACTGCAGGGAAGCAGCATGTGTAATCACAGTGATCTCTAATGTGATCATATTCCTTCTTGGCATCACTGGAAATGGTGCAGTGATCTGGATTACTGGTTTTAAGATGAAGAAGTCAGTGAACAGCACTTGGTACCTGAGTCTGGCTTTGTCTGACTTCTTTTTCTGTGCTACTCTTCCTTTCACCATTGATTACCTGATTAAGGACAGCTGGAGCTTCGGGCTCTTTCTATGCAAGTTCAACTCTTTTGCTATGACCCTCAATATGTACAGCAGCATTTTTATCCTGGTCATCATAAGTGTGGATCGCTGCATCACCGTCAGGTTTCCTGTCTGGGCCCAGAATAAACGCACTGTAAAGAAAGCTTCGTTAGTTGTTGTGCTGGCTTGGTTTGTGTCTTCTTTGCTTAGCATTCCATCTGCCAAATTCAGAGAGATTCTAAATGAATCACCAGAAAAATGCTATAGCAATTATAAGGATCACCACAAAACCGTTGTGTTCATGCGCTTTAATTTTGGGTTTTTGATTCCGTTCCTGACTATTTTCATCTGTTACACCATCTTGATCCATAAACTTAGATCAAACCAAATGTCCAAATCCACCAAGCCCTACAAGATCACCACATTACTGATCGCAACTTTTTTCATCTGTTGGTTGCCATTTCAAATAGTTTCTGTTTTAGAGTTGGACAGATCTGAGAACAACTCTGCCTTTAAAACAGCTCAACAGGTATCTGGTACTCTCGCCAGTGCAAACAGCTTTCTAAACCCGTTCCTCTATGCATTTATGGCCAAGGACTTAAAGAAGAAATGCTATTCCTTTCTTTCGAAGATTGAGAGCGCCATTGATGAAGAAAACCGAAGTACTTTCAGAGCAACTTCAGTTACCAGTGCTACAGATAATGGACTTTCCACTGCTGTCTGA